One Bartonella tribocorum CIP 105476 genomic window carries:
- a CDS encoding ABC transporter ATP-binding protein: MTAILELVEIERRFFESHKPLIVLDKANFILNRGELVALVAPSGAGKSTLLHIAGLLEKPTAGDVLLRGVSCATRSDSERTTIRRNDIGFVYQFHHLLPEFTALENVMIPQMIAGLKKSIAEDRARKLLTYLRVSHRANHRPSELSGGEQQRVAIARAVANGPSVLLADEPTGNLDPVTSAYVFQALSVLVRQSGLSALIATHNYALAKQMHRRITLKEQKIIELP; encoded by the coding sequence ATGACAGCCATTTTAGAGCTTGTAGAGATTGAAAGGCGCTTTTTTGAGAGTCATAAGCCGCTCATTGTTTTAGATAAAGCGAATTTTATTCTTAATCGTGGAGAGCTTGTCGCCCTTGTTGCACCATCTGGTGCTGGAAAATCAACACTTCTTCATATTGCTGGATTATTAGAAAAACCAACAGCTGGTGATGTATTGTTACGAGGCGTTTCTTGTGCAACGCGTTCTGATAGTGAGCGAACAACTATCAGACGAAATGATATTGGTTTTGTTTATCAATTTCATCATTTACTTCCAGAATTTACGGCTTTAGAAAATGTCATGATACCGCAAATGATAGCAGGATTAAAAAAGTCCATAGCAGAAGATCGTGCGCGTAAATTATTGACGTATCTGCGTGTTTCGCATCGTGCTAACCATCGTCCCTCAGAGTTATCGGGAGGAGAACAACAACGTGTTGCTATTGCGCGTGCCGTAGCAAATGGTCCTTCGGTTCTTTTGGCTGATGAACCTACAGGAAATCTTGATCCCGTAACTTCAGCTTACGTCTTCCAAGCTTTATCTGTTCTGGTTCGTCAGTCTGGTCTTTCTGCTCTTATTGCAACACATAATTACGCTTTGGCGAAGCAAATGCATCGTCGAATTACACTTAAAGAACAAAAGATTATAGAACTTCCTTAA
- a CDS encoding succinate dehydrogenase assembly factor 2, whose amino-acid sequence MTVFVVDKNQLDARRRRLIFRAWHRGIREMDLIFGHYVDAHITGMNDKTLSELEYIMSFDDRDLLTWITGEILPPSEIDSPLFRDIANYRTYLTY is encoded by the coding sequence ATGACAGTTTTTGTCGTTGACAAAAATCAATTGGATGCGCGTCGTCGCCGGTTGATTTTTCGTGCATGGCATCGCGGTATTCGTGAAATGGATCTCATTTTTGGACATTATGTTGATGCTCATATCACAGGGATGAATGATAAAACGCTCTCTGAACTTGAATATATTATGTCTTTTGATGATCGCGACTTACTCACATGGATTACCGGAGAAATTTTACCACCTTCTGAAATTGATAGTCCACTTTTTCGTGATATTGCTAATTATCGTACTTACTTAACTTATTGA
- a CDS encoding lipoprotein-releasing ABC transporter permease subunit: MKRLKNKWFSSYEWMIAFRYMIPNKKHVVASVISIISLIGIMLGVFALVVVMAVMNGFRTELLNRILGMNGHLIVQTVDSGFSDYKTLISSLEATNGVKFALPVIEGQALVQGEVQGGSGALVRGMRKQDLEKLKTVSQNIKLGSISRFDEEEGVAIGSGLAEKLGLTVGRDLRIITPDGDETPFGVTPRVKAYKVVAIFEVGMSEYDSIFVFMPLHEAQMFFNLGDKVQSLELFLNDPDAVDQIKPVVEKAVDQQVYLIDWRTRNQAFFSALQIERNVMFFILSLIVLVAALNIISGLIMLVKDKSHDIAILRTMGAQQSAILRIFIITGMMIGFIGTILGLILGVIATVNINHIQDFISWLFNVDVFNPQLYFLTKLPAQIEWKQTVLVAIMALFLSFLAALIPAWRAAKLDPVQALRYE, encoded by the coding sequence ATTGGGATTATGTTGGGCGTATTCGCTTTGGTTGTTGTTATGGCGGTAATGAATGGCTTTCGTACAGAACTTCTCAATCGCATTCTTGGTATGAATGGGCATCTTATTGTTCAAACAGTCGATTCTGGCTTTTCTGATTATAAGACTCTTATTTCTTCTTTAGAAGCTACAAATGGTGTGAAGTTTGCTTTGCCTGTTATTGAGGGGCAAGCGCTTGTCCAAGGTGAAGTTCAAGGCGGCTCTGGCGCTTTAGTTCGTGGTATGCGCAAACAAGATCTAGAAAAACTTAAAACAGTCTCTCAGAACATTAAATTAGGATCGATTTCACGGTTTGATGAAGAAGAAGGTGTTGCAATTGGAAGTGGTTTAGCAGAAAAATTGGGGCTTACAGTTGGGAGAGATCTTCGTATTATTACCCCCGATGGTGATGAGACTCCTTTTGGCGTTACTCCACGTGTAAAAGCTTATAAAGTTGTTGCTATTTTTGAAGTGGGTATGTCTGAATATGATTCAATCTTTGTTTTTATGCCGCTCCATGAAGCACAAATGTTCTTTAATTTGGGAGATAAGGTTCAGTCTTTAGAATTATTTCTAAACGATCCTGATGCTGTTGATCAAATAAAACCCGTTGTAGAAAAAGCAGTTGATCAACAAGTCTATTTAATTGATTGGCGTACACGCAATCAGGCTTTTTTTTCAGCCTTACAGATTGAACGGAATGTGATGTTTTTCATTCTTTCTCTGATTGTTCTTGTTGCTGCTTTAAATATTATTTCAGGTCTTATTATGCTCGTAAAAGATAAAAGTCATGATATCGCAATTTTACGCACGATGGGTGCCCAACAGAGTGCAATTTTGCGTATATTTATCATCACAGGAATGATGATTGGTTTTATTGGAACGATATTGGGTTTAATTTTAGGTGTTATCGCGACTGTAAATATTAATCATATCCAAGACTTTATATCTTGGTTATTTAATGTCGATGTTTTTAATCCTCAACTTTATTTTTTGACAAAATTGCCTGCACAAATTGAGTGGAAACAGACAGTCTTGGTTGCTATCATGGCTTTATTTTTGTCATTTCTTGCTGCTCTTATTCCAGCATGGCGTGCTGCTAAGCTAGATCCCGTACAAGCTTTGAGGTATGAATAA
- the mfd gene encoding transcription-repair coupling factor gives MSIFKKIVIPQNNSVHMIFDGVTDGFEAFALAQLSSEIAQGKPLIYVVRDGTKISHLRQVLNFIEPNLPVLQFPAWDCLPYDRVSPGIAIMARRLSALARMANLRQNPHPAIILTTANAIMQKLPPREMIEAQLIHAHVGQRHNMGHFIQFLETNGFERVTVVRDVGEFAVRGGILDIFSPMDVEPLRLDFFGDTLESIRVFDPESQRTTRQKTELLLQAMSEVVLTPERISRFKSNYTRTFGISQKNTMLYEAIAQGRRFAGMEHWLPFFYEHLDTFFDHCGNLPLVFEHLIEEVFIERYRLVEDYYNARKERENDKENTTSYHPIDPSLLYLTPERVLECVKQSSQRIDFSPFNIPQSLEQTVIHTNVKQGYDFIKERNAQEKNVFSSVIDHIASLRAAGKKVLLACWSEGSLNRLVQVLDEHGLKKIDVVKSLQTVKATPRDRILAAVIMIEHGFEAEDLAIIAEQDILGDRFIRSPKRRKNNTNFISEISALNSGDIVVHIDHGIGQFVGLKTITTTGILRDCLEIKYAGGDLLFLPVENIELLSRYGSEGTEVTLDKLGGVAWQARKARLKKHLLEMAGQLIRIAAERVTRAAPALLPPVGLFDEFVACFPYEETEDQINAIDAVLDDLASGKPMDRLICGDVGFGKTEVAIRSAFVAALNGYQVAVVVPTTLLSRQHYKTFISRFQGLPVKIGHASRLVKTKEIAQVKKGISDGTIDIVIGTHALLSGAINFLRLGLLIIDEEQHFGVKHKERLKELKSDIHVLTLSATPIPRTLGLALSGVRELSLITTPPVDRMAVRTFISPFDALVIRETLLREYYRGGQSFYVCPRISDLAFVEEYLKTHVPELKFVIAHGQMPAGQLDDIMNAFYDGQYDVLLSTTIIESGLDIPTANTLIVHRAEMFGLSALYQLRGRVGRSKQRAYALFTFPSGKVLTPAADRRLKVLQSLDTLGAGFQLASHDMDIRGSGNFLGEEQSGHIKEVGFELYQKMLEEAVAELKDGEISEDKQWSPQISLGTTVMIPESFVPDLSLRMGLYRRLTEFEDLNQINEFAAELIDRFGPLPLEVQHILKVFHIKTLCRKAHVEKLDAGPKGIVIQFRNNYFANSMALVQWVGKQGSMAKIRPDQSIALIRDWTTVDERLIGAATIMTQLVEMAEQHSV, from the coding sequence ATGTCTATATTTAAAAAAATTGTCATTCCCCAAAATAATTCTGTTCATATGATTTTTGATGGCGTTACTGATGGGTTTGAAGCCTTCGCCCTTGCTCAATTAAGTTCAGAAATTGCACAAGGTAAACCACTCATCTATGTTGTTCGAGACGGAACAAAAATTTCGCATTTACGACAAGTTTTAAATTTTATTGAGCCGAATTTGCCGGTACTTCAATTTCCTGCATGGGATTGTTTACCCTATGATCGCGTGTCACCAGGAATTGCTATTATGGCACGTCGACTATCAGCATTGGCACGCATGGCCAATTTACGTCAAAATCCACATCCTGCAATTATATTAACAACAGCAAATGCAATTATGCAAAAGTTGCCTCCCCGTGAAATGATAGAAGCTCAGCTTATTCACGCACATGTTGGCCAGCGCCATAACATGGGGCATTTCATCCAATTCTTAGAAACTAATGGTTTTGAACGCGTTACGGTTGTTCGTGATGTTGGTGAGTTCGCTGTAAGAGGAGGAATACTTGATATCTTTTCTCCGATGGATGTTGAACCTTTACGTCTTGATTTTTTTGGAGATACGTTAGAAAGTATTCGCGTATTTGATCCAGAAAGTCAAAGAACAACACGCCAAAAAACTGAACTTTTATTACAAGCAATGAGTGAAGTTGTTCTCACACCAGAACGTATTAGCCGTTTTAAAAGCAATTATACGCGTACATTTGGTATATCTCAAAAAAATACCATGCTTTATGAAGCAATTGCTCAAGGTCGGCGTTTTGCTGGTATGGAACATTGGCTTCCATTTTTTTATGAACACCTTGATACTTTTTTTGACCATTGTGGCAATTTACCGCTTGTTTTTGAACATCTTATAGAAGAAGTCTTCATTGAACGCTATCGCCTTGTTGAAGACTATTATAACGCGCGTAAAGAGCGCGAAAATGATAAAGAAAATACGACTTCTTATCATCCAATAGACCCTAGTCTTCTCTATTTAACGCCAGAGCGTGTTTTGGAATGTGTGAAACAATCTTCACAGCGTATTGATTTTTCGCCTTTTAATATTCCACAAAGTTTGGAACAAACAGTTATTCACACCAATGTTAAACAGGGATATGATTTTATAAAAGAGCGTAATGCACAAGAAAAAAATGTTTTTTCAAGTGTTATTGATCATATCGCCTCTTTACGCGCTGCTGGCAAAAAAGTACTTTTAGCGTGTTGGAGTGAAGGATCTCTCAATCGTTTGGTACAAGTTCTTGATGAGCATGGATTGAAAAAAATAGATGTTGTAAAATCCTTGCAAACTGTCAAAGCAACACCACGAGATCGCATATTAGCAGCTGTTATCATGATAGAACATGGTTTTGAGGCTGAAGATTTAGCTATTATAGCAGAGCAAGATATTTTGGGCGATCGCTTCATAAGATCACCAAAGCGGCGTAAGAATAATACAAATTTTATTTCTGAGATTTCTGCTTTAAATTCGGGTGATATCGTTGTGCATATCGACCACGGTATTGGCCAATTTGTTGGTCTAAAAACTATCACAACCACCGGAATTTTGCGAGATTGCCTTGAAATCAAATATGCTGGAGGTGATTTACTCTTTTTACCTGTTGAAAATATTGAGCTTCTTTCACGTTATGGCTCAGAAGGAACAGAGGTAACTTTAGATAAATTAGGGGGTGTTGCTTGGCAAGCACGTAAAGCGCGACTTAAAAAACATTTGTTAGAAATGGCAGGGCAATTAATCCGTATAGCTGCGGAACGTGTGACCCGTGCTGCCCCTGCTTTACTTCCACCAGTTGGACTATTTGATGAATTTGTTGCATGCTTTCCTTATGAAGAAACAGAAGATCAAATAAACGCTATTGATGCCGTTTTGGATGATTTAGCCTCAGGAAAGCCAATGGATCGCTTGATATGCGGTGATGTTGGCTTTGGAAAAACCGAAGTGGCTATTCGAAGTGCTTTTGTTGCAGCATTAAATGGATATCAAGTTGCTGTTGTTGTACCGACAACTTTGCTTTCACGTCAACATTACAAGACGTTTATTTCGCGTTTTCAAGGATTACCGGTTAAAATTGGTCATGCTTCAAGGCTTGTAAAAACGAAAGAAATTGCACAAGTTAAAAAAGGTATTTCAGATGGTACAATCGATATCGTCATTGGAACCCATGCGTTATTAAGTGGTGCAATCAATTTTTTACGGTTAGGTCTTCTTATCATTGATGAGGAGCAACATTTTGGGGTAAAACACAAAGAGCGTTTAAAAGAGCTTAAAAGTGATATTCACGTTCTTACACTTTCAGCAACCCCCATACCACGAACTTTAGGATTGGCATTATCAGGAGTCCGTGAACTTTCATTAATTACCACGCCACCCGTTGATAGAATGGCGGTTCGTACTTTTATTTCACCATTTGATGCACTTGTTATACGCGAAACTTTGCTTCGAGAATATTATCGTGGTGGACAAAGTTTCTATGTTTGTCCTCGTATTTCTGATCTGGCTTTTGTAGAAGAATATCTCAAAACACATGTTCCAGAACTCAAATTTGTTATAGCTCATGGACAAATGCCGGCTGGGCAACTTGATGATATTATGAATGCATTTTACGATGGACAATACGATGTTTTGCTATCAACAACCATTATTGAATCGGGTCTTGATATTCCAACAGCCAATACATTAATTGTGCATCGCGCTGAGATGTTTGGTCTTTCTGCACTTTACCAGTTACGAGGAAGGGTAGGGCGCTCAAAACAACGTGCTTATGCACTCTTTACATTTCCTTCTGGTAAAGTTTTAACACCTGCAGCTGATCGTCGTCTTAAGGTGTTACAATCTCTTGATACATTAGGGGCAGGCTTTCAATTAGCAAGCCATGATATGGATATTCGTGGTTCAGGCAATTTTTTAGGTGAGGAACAATCAGGACATATCAAGGAAGTTGGATTTGAACTTTATCAAAAAATGCTTGAAGAAGCTGTTGCTGAATTAAAAGATGGAGAGATAAGTGAGGATAAGCAATGGTCCCCTCAAATTTCACTTGGTACAACCGTAATGATCCCAGAAAGTTTTGTGCCTGACTTATCATTACGTATGGGGCTTTACCGACGCTTGACAGAATTTGAGGATTTAAATCAGATTAATGAATTCGCGGCAGAGTTAATTGATCGCTTTGGTCCTTTACCCCTTGAAGTTCAACACATCCTTAAAGTTTTTCATATCAAAACCTTGTGTCGAAAAGCTCATGTAGAAAAATTAGATGCTGGACCAAAAGGTATAGTTATACAGTTTCGTAATAACTATTTCGCCAATAGTATGGCTCTTGTTCAGTGGGTAGGAAAACAAGGTTCAATGGCAAAAATTCGTCCAGATCAAAGTATCGCTCTTATTCGGGATTGGACTACCGTTGATGAAAGACTTATTGGAGCAGCAACGATTATGACACAGCTTGTAGAAATGGCAGAACAACATTCTGTTTAA